A genomic window from Macadamia integrifolia cultivar HAES 741 unplaced genomic scaffold, SCU_Mint_v3 scaffold99, whole genome shotgun sequence includes:
- the LOC122070741 gene encoding uncharacterized protein LOC122070741 → MAETKTLPRGWEVSVNFRLFLLDQIRDNYLMVQDSKVTGRRFHAMKTEWGFEQFISLKSFMDASNGYLIGDTYVFGAEVFVCKERSIGKGECLTMIKDSIATKTNWRIENFSKLDNEYYESKTFNAGDQKWKVQLYPKGKGSGMGNSVSLYLALANPTTLPHGQKFHIEFVLRLVDQMYGKHISGKGKDR, encoded by the exons ATGGCGGAAACAAAGACACTCCCTCGTGGTTGGGAAGTCAGTGTAAATTTCCGGTTGTTTTTGCTTGATCAGATCCGAGACAACTATTTGATGGTTCAAG ATTCCAAGGTAACTGGGAGGCGTTTTCATGCAATGAAAACCGAATGGGGTTTTGAACAATTTATCAGTCTCAAGTCTTTCATGGATGCTTCTAACGGATATCTTATCGGAGATACCTATGTGTTCGGAGCTGAAGTCTTTGTTTGTAAAGAAAGAAGTATAGGCAAAGGCGAATGCTTGACAATGATAAAAGACTCCATTGCCACTAAGACTAATTGGAGAATTGAGAACTTCTCAAAGTTAGACAATGAATATTATGAATCCAAAACATTCAATGCAGGAGATCAGAAATG GAAGGTACAATTGTATCCAAAGGGGAAAGGTAGTGGGATGGGCAACAGTGTTTCTCTATATTTGGCTTTGGCTAATCCTACGACACTTCCTCATGGTCAGAAATTTCATATTGAATTTGTCTTGCGCTTGGTAGACCAGATGTATGGCAAACACATTTCTGGCAAAGGGAAAGATAGATAA